The stretch of DNA GGCGCACCGCGCGATGGACCTGATCGTCACTGGCGAGCTCATGTCCGGGGCGGAGGCTGTGCAGGCGGGCCTGTTCTCCCGCGCGGTTCCAGCCGATGAGCTGCTGGATTTCACCCGCGCTCGTGCTGAACGGGCGGCCAGCGGCGCGACCCTGGCCTTCTTGAAGTCGAAGCAGCTGGTCCAGCAGATTCGCGACGAACGCGTGGGCCTGTGGGAATCCGTCGAGGCCGAGAACAAGGCACAAGGCGAGCTTTGCAGCTCAGAGGACTATTTCGAGGGCTTTGCTGCCTTCCAGGACAAGCGCCGACCAGAATTCAAGGGGAAGTAACATGGCTGCATATCTCGTATCCGGCACCCGCACACCCGTCGGCCGCTACGGTGGCGCCCTGTCTTCGGTGCGACCCGATGACCTCGCCGCTTTGGTGGTTCGCCAGGTGGTCGAGGACGCCGGCTTGCCTCCCGAGGCCGTCGACGAAGTAATCCTGGGCAATGCCAACGGCGCCGGCGAGGAGAATCGGAACGTCGCACGTATGGCGTGGCTGCTCGCCGGGTTCCCGGACTCGGTCCCAGGCATCACCGTCAACCGACTCTGCGCCTCCGGCATGTCGGCGATCGCCCTGGCTACTGCCATGGTGGAGTCCGGTCAAGCAGACGTCGTAGTCGCTGGTGGCGTGGAGTCCATGTCCCGCGCCCCATGGGTCCAAGCGAAGCCGGAGAAGGCGTTTGCGAAGCCGGGGGAGATCTTTGACACTTCCATCGGCTGGCGCTTCGTGAATCCTATCTTCGCAGCTCAGGAGAAGACCACTTTCTCCATGCCCGAGACTGCTGAGGAAGTGGCGCGCCGTTGCAACATCTCCCGCGAGGATGCCGACGCCTTCGCCGTCGAATCGCAGGCCCGCGCCATCGCTGCCATCGAGGCCGGTCTATTCGAAGCTGAAATTACTCCGGTGCCAGTTAAGGATCGCAAGGGCAATGTCACCTATGTGTCGGTGGATGAGGGCCCGCGCGCCGGCACTACGGCTGAGGTGCTAGCACGACTGAAACCAGTGGTCAAAGGCGGGGAAGTGGTTACCGCGGGCAACTCCAGCTCGCTTAACGACGGCGCGTCGGCCATCATTGTGGCGTCTTCAGATGCAGTGGAGCGCTACGGCCTCAAGGCGCGCGCCCGGGTGGTCGCGAATGCGAATGTAGGCCTCGAACCGGCAGTGATGGGGCTTGGTCCGATCCCAGCGACCCGCAAGGTGCTGGAGCGCGCGGGCTGGTCCGTGGACGATGTCGATGCGTTCGAGATCAATGAGGCATTTGCCACCCAGTCGGTAGCGACCGTGCGCGAATTGGGCCTTGACCCCGCTCGAGTGAACGCGTGGGGTGGCGCGATCGCACTTGGCCACCCGCTAGGTTCTTCGGGTTCCCGCATCACGCTCACGTTGCTGTCCCGCCTGGAGCAGTCGGGGGCCGAGCGTGGCGTGGCCACGATGTGCGTCGGCGTTGGCCAGGGCACCGCGATCGCGATTGAGAGGGTATAAATGTCCGCGCTGACCATTGACTTTGGCGAGGATCGGGTTGTCGCGACCATGTCGCGCCCCGAAGTCCGCAACGCCATCGACGCCGAAATGATCAACGAGTTCCACGCCCTGTGCGCGGAGTTGGAAGCCGAGCCACGCATCCTCATCATCGTCGGCGCGGACGGCATCTTCGCTTCCGGTGCCGACATCGGCCAGCTGCGCGAGCGCCGGCGTGACGACGCCCTCCGCGGCGTCAACTCCACCCTCTTTTCCCGTATTGCCCGCCTGCCAATGCCGGTCATCGCCGCGATCGACGGCTACGCGCTGGGTGGGGGAGCTGAGCTTGCGCTCGCTGCAGATTTCCGACTCGGCACCCCGCGCATCAAGGTGGGCCAACCCGAAACCGGTTTGGGCATCATGGCGGCCGCCGGTGCGCTCTGGCGCCTGCGCGAAGTGGTGGGCGAACCGTTGGCCAAGGAGATCCTGTTCACCGGCCGAATTCTTAACGCCGAGGAGGCCCTGGCCGCTGGCTTCGTGACCGCCCTGCACGACGACGTCTTGGCAGCCGCGCACGAGTTGGCGGACCGCATCGCAAAGCAGGACCCACTGGCTGTGCGCCTGTCCAAGCAGGTCTTCGCGATGCCCGCTTCCGCCCACCCCTTTGTTGATAACATCGCCCAGGCGATCTGCTTTGAATCCGACGCAAAATTCGACCGTATGCAAGCCTTTTTGGACAGGAAGAAGAACAAATGACTTTGAAGCATGTTGGAGTTCTCGGTGGCGGGCGCATGGGCGCCGGCATTGCCCACGCCTTCTTGATGACGGGCGCCCGCGTCGTCGTCGTTGACCTCGACCCGGCCGCTGCCCAGGAGCGCATCGTTCGTGACGTGCAGAAATCCCTCGAGCGGGGTGCCTCCGGCACGCTGGGCGAATACCTGGGCCGGCTTGCCTGCGTTGCCGATAGCGCGGGCTTTGCCGGCTGTCAGTTGGTGGTTGAGGCCATCCCGGAGAACTTCGACATGAAGGTTTCCGCTTTCAGGGACATTGCAGCTGCCGCACCCGGCGCGGTGATTGCATCCAATACGTCGTCGCTGTCAGTGACAGACCTGGCGGCGACGGTGCCGTCGCCCGAGAGGGTCATCGGCCTGCACTTCTTCAACCCGGTGCCGGCCTCGAAGCTGGTGGAGATCGTGGTAGCGGATACCACGTCCGCTGAGCTCGTCGAAGCCGCTCGGGGCTGGGTCTCTGACCTGGGCAAAACCCCGATCGTGGTGAAGGACGCCCCAGGGTTCGCTTCTTCCCGCCTGGGTGTTGCCATCGCACTAGAGGCGATCCGCATGGTCGAGGAGGGCGTGGCGACGCCGGAGGACATCGACAACGCGATGGTGCTGGGCTACAAGTTCCCGGTCGGGCCGCTGGCGCTGACGGACATCGTGGGCCTCGACGTCCGGTTGGGAATTTCCGAGTACCTGGCATCGACGTTGGGCGAGCGCTTCGAGCCACCTGCGCTGATGCGCGAAATGGTTGCCCGCGGAGAGCTCGGTCGGAAGTCCGGCAAGGGGTTTTACGAGTACTAGTTTTGAGGGTCCCTCTCGCTCCGTGTTTCGACGCGCGGGTGGGAGTTGTGGAATTGAGAGCTCACAGGGTTCCAGGTTTTGGACGCATTCCGGTCTGGAGACGAACCCGCCTCACGTTGAGGTATTTCAGCCTGCCTCGGGGCGCCCCGGCTTGGCTGCACACTTGCTATGTCGTCGCTTGGCCGTAGTCAGACTACCCAGAACGGATTTTATTCACCATTTTCCGCCCCTCGCGGTAGTCCGACTACACCGAAGCGACGCGCTAGCAGATCTGCAGCTTGCCGACGCCAGGCGCTTGCCGACACCAGGCGCTTGCCGACGCCAGGCGCTTGCCGACGTCCGAGGCCTTCTAAATCACGACTCATCCCCCCGGGGTTCAGAAGGTCTGATTCTGAACGACACTAAAAGAACTACCTCCCCGACGTAATCAACCGATCCGTCCAAGGCTACGCTATTGCACTTGAGCGAGGTTTCCAACGCGACTTAGCCGATGCTGCGGTTGGGTGATGGTTGTCAGCCTGTCGAAGGTCGTGCACATTTAACTACAACGGCGAGTCGTCGAACGGCGACATTCCGCTCTCGGAAACCGAAGGCTTCGGTAGCCAATTGAGAAAAACAACGTCAGCTCATCCACGAGAATTCGGAGAAATCGAGTTGTTTTCTAGCACTATCGTGAAACTAAACAGATCTGTTCAATTTTCTTGAACGTTCAGGTATATTGAACATCATGGAACGAAACCAGCTGCTAGAGAGCCTCTCGGCAGACACACTCACAGAGATTCAATCCCAACTCTCTCAGCGCGATGTGCAGCTCTCATTCACTCCAGAACCCACAGTCAACATTGCAGGCCGAACGATGCTAGTTGAGCTTTTCGTTGATGATGTGACCACAACCCCCAAAGTCCAACCAATGCTGCTTGCCGACGAAATCAGCAGCAAACAGTCCAAAAAACTTCACCAACATGGAATCTGGTTTGCAGACGCGCGCGGAAATATGTTCCTATCTGGTACCGGCTTCTTAATTAATATCGAGGGGCGAAGGGGCAACTACCAAACACACCCAAATAAGCCCTCCAGCATCTCTCTGTTTACCGGGCGCCGTTCTCAAGTGATCGCACTCTTACTCTCCTACGACGAACTGCTAAATCAGTCGCGTCGTACGATTGCTACCGCCGCCGGCACGTCGGTTGGCACAGTACAGCAAACACTTGAGCTGCTTGAGGCAACTCATTACCTTCACCCGGGAGCCTCGGCTGTCTATTTTCCGGACAAGCAACAACTGTTGTCCGCATGGGCGCGTTCTTACGCTGCCGGCCTCGGGCATCAAACCAAGCTTCTTACCGCCGAGGGTGAGGTCCCTGAAATCGATGAAGAATTTCTTCTGAGCGGAGAAGCTGCTGTGGCAGATTTGCTAATCAATCCCCAAACTGCGGATCTTTACGTCGCAGATAGGACAACAGCTGCCCTGACCATGGCTAAGCATAAGTGGCGACAATCCCAAGACGGAAACTTGATATTCCGGCGCCAGTTCTGGCACACCCCCAAACGAGAAGTACCACCGGCTATCGTATACGCAGATCTCATCAGCCACGATTCTCCACGCCTGACAGAAGTCGCACGCGAATATGCCATCGGTCGTCTGGGGGTTTAGATGCAAGGTTACGAAGACATCCAACGTGTGCTTTCGGCTCTCGAGTCGGCGGGAGTCGGCGAAGATTTAATGCTTATCGGAGCTCGAGCTCGAGACATTTTGCACGAACGCATCGTGGGAGGTCATCCGATGCGCGCCACGAAAGATGTCGATATTGCTATCTACGTCGATAGCTGGCACGATTTAGAGGCTATTAATGCCAACTTTGAACGATGTGGCTCGGCCTGGCAAAAACGCCTTGTAGGTAATCTGCCCGTAGATTTTGTACCGTTTGGCCCTATCGAAAGTCCACCTGGCGAAATTTCCCCAAGCGATGGATTGATCCTGAATGTGAATGGACTCAGGGAGGCATTTTCCACGAGCTTGAAAATCGACCTCAATAACGGTCGTGTAGTCAGGATCCCTTCGAAAGTGGGTTTTCTACTACTAAAGCTTGAGGCGTGGCTTGATCGTTTCCATATTTCCGGCAAAGACGGTTCCGATATTGCGACAGCCATTTCCTGGTTTGATGAGCAAGAATACTTGCTGGGCGACGAGTTTCAAGCAATGCTTCTCGACGAGTCATTGGAATTTGATCCCATCCCTCAAAGGGTGGCAATCATTGGTTTCGAGGTAGCAAAGTTACTAGGGGAAGAAAAAGCATCCGCTTTAGCACTTCGCTTCCACGAACTTCAAGAACCAGAGCTAAATCGCTTGGCCGGACAACTCCATAGTTCGGGCGCATTTTCTGTGCCACAAGCACGACTAAAACAGATAGTTCCCGCATTACTCTTCGGAATGCGCACAGCTCACTCCTCTCGATAGTCGCATCGGTACGCCTTAAT from Corynebacterium epidermidicanis encodes:
- a CDS encoding 3-hydroxyacyl-CoA dehydrogenase family protein, which translates into the protein MTLKHVGVLGGGRMGAGIAHAFLMTGARVVVVDLDPAAAQERIVRDVQKSLERGASGTLGEYLGRLACVADSAGFAGCQLVVEAIPENFDMKVSAFRDIAAAAPGAVIASNTSSLSVTDLAATVPSPERVIGLHFFNPVPASKLVEIVVADTTSAELVEAARGWVSDLGKTPIVVKDAPGFASSRLGVAIALEAIRMVEEGVATPEDIDNAMVLGYKFPVGPLALTDIVGLDVRLGISEYLASTLGERFEPPALMREMVARGELGRKSGKGFYEY
- a CDS encoding thiolase family protein; the encoded protein is MAAYLVSGTRTPVGRYGGALSSVRPDDLAALVVRQVVEDAGLPPEAVDEVILGNANGAGEENRNVARMAWLLAGFPDSVPGITVNRLCASGMSAIALATAMVESGQADVVVAGGVESMSRAPWVQAKPEKAFAKPGEIFDTSIGWRFVNPIFAAQEKTTFSMPETAEEVARRCNISREDADAFAVESQARAIAAIEAGLFEAEITPVPVKDRKGNVTYVSVDEGPRAGTTAEVLARLKPVVKGGEVVTAGNSSSLNDGASAIIVASSDAVERYGLKARARVVANANVGLEPAVMGLGPIPATRKVLERAGWSVDDVDAFEINEAFATQSVATVRELGLDPARVNAWGGAIALGHPLGSSGSRITLTLLSRLEQSGAERGVATMCVGVGQGTAIAIERV
- a CDS encoding enoyl-CoA hydratase/isomerase family protein; this encodes MSALTIDFGEDRVVATMSRPEVRNAIDAEMINEFHALCAELEAEPRILIIVGADGIFASGADIGQLRERRRDDALRGVNSTLFSRIARLPMPVIAAIDGYALGGGAELALAADFRLGTPRIKVGQPETGLGIMAAAGALWRLREVVGEPLAKEILFTGRILNAEEALAAGFVTALHDDVLAAAHELADRIAKQDPLAVRLSKQVFAMPASAHPFVDNIAQAICFESDAKFDRMQAFLDRKKNK
- a CDS encoding type IV toxin-antitoxin system AbiEi family antitoxin codes for the protein MERNQLLESLSADTLTEIQSQLSQRDVQLSFTPEPTVNIAGRTMLVELFVDDVTTTPKVQPMLLADEISSKQSKKLHQHGIWFADARGNMFLSGTGFLINIEGRRGNYQTHPNKPSSISLFTGRRSQVIALLLSYDELLNQSRRTIATAAGTSVGTVQQTLELLEATHYLHPGASAVYFPDKQQLLSAWARSYAAGLGHQTKLLTAEGEVPEIDEEFLLSGEAAVADLLINPQTADLYVADRTTAALTMAKHKWRQSQDGNLIFRRQFWHTPKREVPPAIVYADLISHDSPRLTEVAREYAIGRLGV